The sequence below is a genomic window from Paenibacillus silvisoli.
CAAGCAAACCGGCTGCGGCGCGATTTTCCACGTGCACACCGTGTTCAACAATATCGTCTCCGAGCTGTTCTGGGAGCGCAAATCGATTCCGGTCGACGGGGTCGAGCTCATCAAAGCGTTCAACATCTGGGACGAGGAAGCGCATATCGACATTCCGATCGTATCCAACTTCGCTCACATCCCAAGCATTGTGCCCGAAGTGACCGAGCGTCTGGACAAGCGCATTCCGGGCATTATGCTGCGCAAGCATGGCATTTACGCTTGGGGCGCCAACGCCTTCGAAGCGAAGCGGCATTTGGAAGCGTTCGAGTTTCTGTTCGAATATGTATACCGGTGGGAGCTGCTGCACCGCAGAGCCTAAGAAAAAAGGCGATAAAGGAAGCTTCAACAAGCTTGCCTTTATCGCCTTTTTTGCTGCACGGCAGCGGCTGCCGACTTGAAGCGCTGTGCCGCCAGCACGCCCAGCTCGATTTTGTTCAACCCGCTGCAATGCTCCTCCGTA
It includes:
- the mtnB gene encoding methylthioribulose 1-phosphate dehydratase; this translates as MSAAFANLALEDKQRVLAELTEVKSLFASRGWFPGTSGNLSIRVGDFTQEEFNFAITASGKDKSLSTPEDFLFVDQDGKPSEPTRLKPSAETLIHCEIYKQTGCGAIFHVHTVFNNIVSELFWERKSIPVDGVELIKAFNIWDEEAHIDIPIVSNFAHIPSIVPEVTERLDKRIPGIMLRKHGIYAWGANAFEAKRHLEAFEFLFEYVYRWELLHRRA